Below is a window of bacterium DNA.
TCCTGCGCCACTCCGAAGCCTGCGCCCTCTTCGTCAGCGACAAGCAGCGGGTCAAGATCGAGGACGCGCGCGGCGCGGTCGTGCCGAACGTCTACTCGCTGGAGACGCTGACCTGCCCCGAGCCGGCCTCGCCGCGGCGCTCGCTGCTGGCGAAGACGCTCCGCCTCGTGCGCGGCGAGCCGAAGCGTCCGCCGCGGGTCGAGGATCCGCGCGGGCCGGACGAGGACGATCTCGCGGCGATCATCTACACCTCGGGGACCACCGGAAACTCGAAGGGGGTGATGCTGACCCACCGCAACATCGTCTTCGACGCGGTGCACAGCATCGAGCGCTTCCCGATCGACTCCGGCGACCGCTTCCTGTCGATCCTGCCGCTCGCCCATCTCTTCGAGGCGACCGGCGGGATGCTCTGCCCGCTCGCCGTCGGCGCGTCGATCCACTACCTCCAAGGGCTGCCGACGCCGCAGAAGCTGCTCGGCGCGATGGCGGAGTGCCGGCCGACGGCGCTGCTGATGGTCCCGCTGGTGATCGAGAAGATCTTCCGCAAGCGGGTCCTGCCGCCGCTGCAGGCGAACGCCGTGGTGCGCGGCCTCTACCGCCTCGGGCCGACGCGCCGCGCGCTCCACTGGGTCGCGGGGCGGAAGCTGATGTCGGCGTTCGGCGGCTCGCTCCGCTTCCTGATGGTCGGCGGCGCCGCGCTCAACGAGGAGACCGAGACGTTCCTGCGCGACGCGGGAATCGTCTACTCCACCGGCTACGGGATGACCGAGACGGCGCCGATCCTGACGATCAACCCGTTCGGCAAAGTGCGGCTCGGCTCGTGCGGCAAGCCGATCCCCGGGATCGAGCTGCGGATCGACGCGCCCGATCCGGCGACCGGCGTCGGCGAGATCGTCGTGCGCGGCGCGAACGTGATGGGCGGCTACTACAAGAACCCCGAGGCGACCGCGGAGGCGTTCCTCACGGGCGGCTGGCTGCGCACCGGCGACCTCGGCCGCTTCGACGAGGACGGCTACCTCTACATCAAGGGGCGCTCGAAGAACGTCGTCGTCGGGCCGTCGGGGGAGAACATCTACCCCGAGGTCGTCGAGCAGCAGCTCCTCGCCTCGCCGTACGTGCAGGAGGTCGTCGTCCTGCCGGTCGAGGGGAAGCTGGTCGCGAAGGTCTACCTCGACTACGACGTGCTCGACCAGGAGTTCGCCCGCGGCAAGCTCGACCCGGCCGAGGCGGGGAAGCTGACGGAGCGGGTGCTGGAGCAGATCCGCGTCGAGGCCAACGCCGCGCTCCCCTCCTTCTCCCGCGTGCAGCAAATCGTCGAGCACCCGCAGCCGTTCGAGAAGACGCCGACCTCGAAGGTCAAGCGGCACCTCTACACGACGCCGGGCGCCCCGCTCGGGCGGTGAAGCCGCGCTCGCGGCCTCCGCGGGGCCGTGCGGCGCCGAATTCGAAAAACACAATCGGCGGTGTTGACGCGCCGGCGCCACCGCTATATCTTGCGGCTCGCGCTGGCGCCTGAGCCCCTTCAGGCCGAAGAGGGAACCCGGTGGGAATCCGGGGCTGCCCCGCAGCGGTAAGCGAGAACGAACCCCGCCATACGCACTGGCCGCGCCCGCGGCCGGGAAGCGGCGGGCAGTAGGACAGCGGCCGTCAGGCCGCCGCGCTCGCGAGCCCGAAGACCTGCCTGCGCCCGCCGGCGAAGCCGGACGGTTCGACCGACATGCCTCGCGGGAGGGCAGGTAAGGTCCAGGCGCCGCCGCGTCGTCGGCGACGCCGCGGCCCGTCCTTCGTCCATGCCCCGCGAACGGAGGAACGGCGCATGGCAGACGAGACGACCCCCCAAAGCGACGACCGGCGCGCGCCGGCGGTGTTCGAGAGCATCGCGAAGCGCGACGGCCGCGTCGTGCCGTTCGACGCGGAGCGGATCAGCGCGGCGATCGCCAAGGCGGGGGCGGCGACCGGCGAGTACGACGCCGACGAGGCGCGGCGGCTCTGCCGGCGCGTCCTCGCCATCTGCGGGGCGACGATCGACGGCACGCCGACCGTCGAGGGGATCCAGGACATCGTCGAGGAGGTGCTGCTGGCCAGCCCGCACCGCCGGGCGGCGCGCGCCTACGTCGTCTACCGCGAGCAGCACCGCTCGCTGCGCGCCGTCTCGGACGCGGCGAGCGTCGCGCTCGTGGACGGCTACCTCGACCGCCGCGACTGGAAGGTCGCCGAAAACGCGAACATGGGGTTCAGCCTGCAGGGGCTGAACAACTACGTCGCCAGCCACGTCAGCTCGACCTACTGGCTCGAGCGGCTCTATCCGGCGGAGGTCCGCCGCGCGCACCTCGACGGCGACCTGCACATCCACGACCTCAACCTGCTCGCCGTCTACTGCGTCGGCTGGGACCTCGGCGACCTGCTGACGCAGGGGTTCCAAGGGGCGCCCGGCAAGGCGCAGAGCGGGCCGGCGCGCCACTTCCGCACCGCCCTCGGGCAGATCGCGAACTTCTTCTACACGCTGCAGGGCGAGGCCGCGGGGGCGCAGGCCTTCTCCAGCGTGGACACCTACCTCGCGCCGTTCATCCGCCGCGACGGCCTCGGCTACGAGGAGGTGCGGCAGGCGCTGCAGGAGTTCGTCTTCAACCTCAACGTGCCGACGCGCGTCGGCTTCCAGACGCCGTTCACCAACATCACGCTCGACCTCGACGTGCCGGAGACGCTGCGGCGCGAGCCGGTGATCGTCGGCGGCGAGCGGCTCGAGGAGACGTACGGCGAGTTCCAGGCGGAGATGGACCTCTTCAACCGCGCCTTCCTCGAGGTGATGTCCGGCGGGGACGCGAAGGGGCGGGTCTTCACCTTCCCGATCCCGACCTACAACATCACCCGCGGCTTCGACTACGACGACCCGCGGCTCGCGCCGCTCTGGGCGGCGACCGCCCGCTACGGCCTGCCGTACTTCGCCAACTTCGTCAATTCCGACCTCTCCCCGGAGGACGCGCGGAGCATGTGCTGCCGGCTGCGGCTCGACACGCGCCGCCTCGACCGGCGCGGCGGCGGCCTCTTCGGCGCCAACCCGCTGACCGGCTCGATCGGCGTCGTCACGCTCAACCTGCCGCGCCTCGGCTTCCTCGCGAAGGACGAGGACGAGTTCCTCGCCCGGCTCGACCGGCTGATGGACGTCGCGCGCGACAGCCTCGTCATCAAGCGCAAGGTGCTCGAGCGCTACACCGAGGACGGCCTCTATCCGTACGTGCGCCACTACCTGCGCGGCATCCGCGAGCGCCACGGCCGCTACTGGCACAACCACTTCTCGACGATCGGCATCGTCGGGATGAACGAGGCGGCG
It encodes the following:
- a CDS encoding AMP-binding protein, with the protein product MIVELEKGTIRELFRRSVALYGKLPALALVGQKPESFFRVDERVRALAADLAARGVGKGDRVALLGENSPNWVVAYLAIMHLGAVAVPILPGFAETDARHILRHSEACALFVSDKQRVKIEDARGAVVPNVYSLETLTCPEPASPRRSLLAKTLRLVRGEPKRPPRVEDPRGPDEDDLAAIIYTSGTTGNSKGVMLTHRNIVFDAVHSIERFPIDSGDRFLSILPLAHLFEATGGMLCPLAVGASIHYLQGLPTPQKLLGAMAECRPTALLMVPLVIEKIFRKRVLPPLQANAVVRGLYRLGPTRRALHWVAGRKLMSAFGGSLRFLMVGGAALNEETETFLRDAGIVYSTGYGMTETAPILTINPFGKVRLGSCGKPIPGIELRIDAPDPATGVGEIVVRGANVMGGYYKNPEATAEAFLTGGWLRTGDLGRFDEDGYLYIKGRSKNVVVGPSGENIYPEVVEQQLLASPYVQEVVVLPVEGKLVAKVYLDYDVLDQEFARGKLDPAEAGKLTERVLEQIRVEANAALPSFSRVQQIVEHPQPFEKTPTSKVKRHLYTTPGAPLGR
- a CDS encoding ribonucleoside triphosphate reductase — translated: MADETTPQSDDRRAPAVFESIAKRDGRVVPFDAERISAAIAKAGAATGEYDADEARRLCRRVLAICGATIDGTPTVEGIQDIVEEVLLASPHRRAARAYVVYREQHRSLRAVSDAASVALVDGYLDRRDWKVAENANMGFSLQGLNNYVASHVSSTYWLERLYPAEVRRAHLDGDLHIHDLNLLAVYCVGWDLGDLLTQGFQGAPGKAQSGPARHFRTALGQIANFFYTLQGEAAGAQAFSSVDTYLAPFIRRDGLGYEEVRQALQEFVFNLNVPTRVGFQTPFTNITLDLDVPETLRREPVIVGGERLEETYGEFQAEMDLFNRAFLEVMSGGDAKGRVFTFPIPTYNITRGFDYDDPRLAPLWAATARYGLPYFANFVNSDLSPEDARSMCCRLRLDTRRLDRRGGGLFGANPLTGSIGVVTLNLPRLGFLAKDEDEFLARLDRLMDVARDSLVIKRKVLERYTEDGLYPYVRHYLRGIRERHGRYWHNHFSTIGIVGMNEAAENLLGRGLADPRGRAFGLRVLDHMRERLVRYQEETDTFFNLEATPAEGTSYRLARIDKRRFPELRCADEEAWRAGGDPFYTNSSQLPVDAEEDVFALLDHQDEFQAKYTGGTVQHVFVGERIDDPRAVKEFVRAVCGRYRLPYFTLTPTFSICPEHGYVAGEHPTCPKCGAAAEVYSRIVGYLRPVQQWNPGKRAEFAARRTTTVAAIAAAPPRAERAESRASAAATRAGR